The following coding sequences lie in one Micromonospora sp. R77 genomic window:
- a CDS encoding DUF308 domain-containing protein — protein MTAGGPRRGRRDNGLDASEYAVAGDVDPRVGEHLLDVLAAGGIAAYLQPSADLNPVTRTTTVPARPVDRLYVDRSHLTTARDYLTQLTDEGDTEPARADEPDIEAEWARIVAGFHTAPAAGSHPWPAAEDIDEPDPSEPAGGTLPRGGADETAGPTATDVRRLPYAADISGISVGPGRPDEPSLLDGLDTFGAGLPGDTEEHYTPPPPPPLPRVSKYAAVGVLAIMTGFVLFLYPSLLPVDPPVVTLLGFTGILAGFVMLVWRLRPGDTEDHDPDDGAVV, from the coding sequence GTGACAGCGGGTGGGCCTCGCCGGGGACGGCGGGACAACGGGCTCGACGCGAGCGAGTACGCCGTCGCGGGCGACGTCGATCCGCGCGTCGGTGAGCACCTGCTCGACGTGCTCGCCGCCGGCGGCATCGCCGCCTACCTCCAGCCCTCGGCCGATCTCAACCCGGTCACCCGCACCACCACCGTGCCGGCCCGCCCGGTCGACCGGCTCTACGTCGACCGCTCGCACCTGACCACCGCCCGGGACTACCTCACCCAGCTCACCGACGAGGGCGACACCGAGCCGGCGCGCGCCGACGAGCCGGACATCGAGGCCGAGTGGGCCCGGATCGTCGCCGGCTTCCACACCGCCCCGGCGGCCGGCAGCCACCCGTGGCCCGCCGCCGAGGACATCGACGAGCCCGACCCGAGCGAGCCGGCCGGCGGGACGCTGCCCCGCGGCGGGGCCGACGAGACCGCCGGCCCGACCGCCACCGACGTGCGCCGCCTGCCGTACGCGGCGGACATCTCCGGGATCTCGGTCGGTCCGGGTCGCCCGGACGAGCCGTCGCTCCTGGACGGTCTGGACACCTTCGGCGCCGGGCTGCCCGGCGACACCGAGGAGCACTACACCCCGCCACCGCCGCCACCGCTGCCCCGCGTCTCGAAGTACGCGGCGGTCGGCGTGCTTGCCATCATGACCGGCTTCGTGCTCTTCCTCTATCCGTCGCTGCTGCCGGTCGACCCGCCGGTGGTGACGCTGCTCGGCTTCACCGGCATCCTGGCCGGTTTCGTGATGCTGGTCTGGCGGCTGCGCCCCGGCGACACCGAGGACCACGACCCGGACGACGGCGCGGTCGTCTGA
- a CDS encoding trehalose-6-phosphate synthase, with protein sequence MRQSSLVVVANRLPIDDSVAPDGACEWRRSPGGLVSALHPLLRHTTATWVGWAGGTGPAPSFPDLDGVRMHSVPLSAEDLRDHYEGFANATLWPLYHDAVEQPEYHRRWWEAYQRVNQRFAEAAAEVAEPGALVWVQDYHLQLVPGLLRALRPDLRIGFFLHVPFPPPELFMQLPRRAELLRGMIGADLIGFQRAQAAHNFAQLVTKVLGLPATDRRITVDDRQVRVGAFPVSIDTAEMAALAARPDVADRARRLRQDLGDPEHVILSVDRMDYTKGIEQRLKAYSELLASGDVKVRDTVLVQMAVPSRERVGQYQILRDRVEREVGRINGEFGRVGEPAIHYLTQTFDRAELAALYRIADVMAVTPLRDGMNLVAKEYVAARVDDGGALLLSEFAGAAAELSQAYLVNPHDLEGLKQELLAALRAEPADVRNRMRAMREHLHRNDIHAWARSYLSALDESGSLLTRVAGTD encoded by the coding sequence ATGCGACAGAGTTCCCTCGTGGTGGTGGCCAACCGCCTCCCCATCGACGACAGTGTGGCGCCCGACGGCGCCTGCGAGTGGCGACGCAGCCCGGGCGGGCTGGTCAGCGCCCTGCATCCCCTGCTGCGGCACACCACGGCGACCTGGGTCGGGTGGGCCGGTGGCACCGGTCCGGCACCCAGCTTCCCCGACCTCGACGGCGTCCGGATGCACAGCGTGCCGCTGTCCGCCGAGGACCTGCGCGACCACTACGAGGGGTTCGCCAACGCGACCCTCTGGCCGCTCTACCACGACGCCGTCGAACAGCCCGAATACCACCGCCGCTGGTGGGAGGCGTACCAGCGGGTCAACCAGCGGTTCGCCGAGGCCGCCGCCGAGGTCGCCGAGCCGGGGGCCCTGGTCTGGGTGCAGGACTACCACCTCCAGCTCGTCCCCGGCCTGCTCCGCGCGCTCCGCCCCGACCTGCGGATCGGCTTCTTCCTGCACGTGCCGTTCCCGCCGCCCGAGCTGTTCATGCAGCTCCCCCGCCGGGCCGAGCTGCTGCGCGGGATGATCGGGGCCGACCTGATCGGCTTCCAACGGGCCCAGGCCGCGCACAACTTCGCCCAGCTGGTGACCAAGGTGCTGGGCCTGCCGGCCACCGACCGGCGGATCACCGTGGACGACCGGCAGGTCCGGGTGGGTGCCTTCCCGGTCTCCATCGACACCGCCGAGATGGCGGCGCTCGCCGCCCGACCCGACGTCGCCGACCGGGCCCGCCGGCTGCGCCAGGACCTCGGCGACCCCGAGCACGTCATCCTCAGCGTCGACCGGATGGACTACACCAAGGGCATCGAGCAGCGCCTGAAGGCCTACAGCGAGCTGCTCGCCAGCGGCGACGTCAAGGTCCGCGACACGGTGCTGGTGCAGATGGCGGTGCCCAGCCGGGAACGGGTCGGTCAGTACCAGATCCTCCGGGACCGGGTGGAACGCGAGGTCGGCCGGATCAACGGCGAGTTCGGCCGGGTCGGCGAGCCGGCGATCCACTACCTCACCCAGACCTTCGACCGGGCCGAACTGGCCGCCCTCTACCGGATCGCCGACGTGATGGCGGTGACCCCGCTGCGGGACGGGATGAACCTGGTCGCCAAGGAGTACGTCGCCGCCCGCGTCGACGACGGCGGGGCGCTGCTGCTCAGCGAGTTCGCCGGGGCCGCCGCCGAACTGTCCCAGGCGTACCTGGTCAACCCGCACGACCTGGAGGGGCTCAAGCAGGAACTGCTGGCGGCGCTGCGGGCCGAGCCGGCGGACGTCCGCAACCGGATGCGGGCGATGCGGGAGCACCTGCACCGCAACGACATCCACGCCTGGGCCCGCTCCTACCTGAGCGCGCTCGACGAGAGCGGCTCACTGCTCACCCGGGTCGCCGGCACGGACTGA
- a CDS encoding alpha/beta fold hydrolase, producing the protein MRVVRAWEWARPERAARREVLGAVPELEAGRPPLLFVPGFGHGAWAFAEHWLEHAASRGFPAYALSLRGHGGSEPAPEATLRSYTHDVVQAAAGLPRRAVLVGHGAGALVVSHALSRYPARAAVLVAPVLGGWGTFGAALRRNPGGTLPAVFGGPLRLNRRQLFSRELPDGEARRYVSRLGRAGRRAQWQLLTGGEPEPAVGRPPVLVLGSPDDRVVPPAALARAAGRYGAAPLLFPGMGHDLMLDARWREPIDAILDWLEKEPTPAGG; encoded by the coding sequence ATGCGGGTGGTTCGGGCATGGGAGTGGGCCCGGCCGGAGCGGGCGGCCCGCCGGGAGGTGCTCGGCGCGGTCCCGGAGCTGGAGGCGGGGCGACCGCCGCTGCTGTTCGTACCCGGGTTCGGGCACGGGGCGTGGGCGTTCGCCGAGCACTGGCTGGAGCACGCCGCGTCGCGCGGCTTCCCGGCGTACGCGCTGAGCCTGCGCGGGCACGGCGGCAGCGAGCCGGCGCCGGAGGCGACGCTGCGGTCGTACACCCATGACGTGGTCCAGGCGGCGGCGGGCCTGCCGCGGCGGGCGGTGCTGGTGGGGCACGGCGCCGGCGCCCTGGTGGTCTCGCACGCCCTGTCCCGCTACCCGGCCCGGGCGGCGGTGCTGGTGGCCCCGGTGCTCGGCGGCTGGGGGACGTTCGGCGCGGCGCTGCGGCGCAACCCGGGCGGCACCCTGCCGGCGGTCTTCGGTGGGCCGTTACGGCTGAACCGCCGGCAGCTGTTCAGCCGGGAGCTGCCCGACGGCGAGGCCCGCCGGTACGTCTCCCGGCTGGGCCGGGCCGGGCGGCGGGCCCAGTGGCAGCTGCTCACCGGCGGGGAGCCGGAGCCGGCTGTGGGCCGGCCGCCGGTGCTGGTGCTGGGCAGCCCGGACGACCGGGTGGTGCCACCGGCCGCGTTGGCCCGGGCCGCCGGCCGGTACGGCGCCGCCCCGTTGCTCTTCCCCGGCATGGGACACGACCTGATGCTGGACGCCCGCTGGCGGGAGCCGATCGACGCCATCCTGGACTGGCTGGAGAAGGAGCCCACCCCGGCCGGTGGCTGA
- a CDS encoding NAD(P)/FAD-dependent oxidoreductase gives MSSSTDLGRPVSDRGDTVCVIGAGASGLTAIKNLTEHGFGVDCYERETGVGGAWNWRHDRSPVYASTHLISSRPFTQFPDFPMPDDWPDYPHHSQLLSYFERYADHFDLRQHIWFGTEVVRVEPVEGDRWDVTTRSTGGYGPERTSRYAAVVIANGHNWSPKLPRYEGLAEFRGEVMHASSYKDPAQLRGKRVLVVGAGNTGCDIAVEAAQQASHCWHSTRRGYWYAPKYVLGRPADQVNDTLLALRVPLRVRQWLYHWTLRLTVGDLTRFGLPKPDHRVYETHPIANSQLVYYVGHGEIAPVGEVARFHAKTVELTDGREIDPELVVFATGYLPRFEFLEAKVLGDDEGVGRPRLWLNAFAAGHPTLAVVGLVQPDSGIFTISHWQSVLFARLLRLRASRPDRAAGFDRKVVAGLGERYSGAVKDSTRHWFEVGHADYLRALERALTDLEKDR, from the coding sequence GTGTCCTCCTCCACCGACCTCGGCCGCCCGGTCTCCGACCGGGGCGACACCGTCTGCGTCATCGGTGCCGGGGCCAGCGGCCTCACCGCGATCAAGAACCTCACCGAGCACGGCTTCGGCGTCGACTGCTACGAGCGGGAGACCGGCGTCGGCGGGGCGTGGAACTGGCGACACGACCGCAGCCCGGTGTACGCCAGCACCCATCTGATCTCGTCCCGGCCGTTCACCCAGTTCCCCGACTTCCCGATGCCGGACGACTGGCCCGACTACCCGCACCACAGCCAGCTGCTCTCCTATTTCGAGCGGTACGCCGACCACTTCGACCTGCGCCAGCACATCTGGTTCGGCACCGAGGTGGTCCGGGTGGAGCCGGTCGAGGGCGACCGCTGGGACGTGACCACCCGCAGCACCGGCGGCTACGGCCCCGAGCGGACCTCCCGGTACGCCGCCGTGGTGATCGCCAACGGGCACAACTGGTCGCCGAAGCTCCCCCGCTACGAAGGGCTGGCCGAGTTCCGGGGCGAGGTCATGCACGCCTCGTCCTACAAGGACCCGGCGCAGCTGCGCGGCAAGCGGGTGCTCGTGGTCGGTGCGGGCAACACCGGCTGCGACATCGCGGTCGAGGCGGCCCAGCAGGCGTCCCACTGCTGGCACTCCACCCGCCGCGGCTACTGGTACGCCCCGAAGTACGTCCTGGGCCGCCCCGCCGACCAGGTCAACGACACCCTGCTGGCGCTGCGGGTCCCGCTGCGGGTACGGCAGTGGCTCTACCACTGGACCCTCCGGCTGACCGTCGGCGACCTGACCCGGTTCGGCCTGCCGAAACCGGACCACCGGGTCTACGAGACCCACCCGATCGCCAACAGCCAGCTCGTCTACTACGTCGGGCACGGCGAGATCGCCCCGGTCGGGGAGGTGGCCCGGTTCCACGCCAAGACGGTGGAGCTGACCGACGGCCGGGAGATCGACCCGGAGCTGGTCGTCTTCGCCACCGGCTACCTGCCCCGCTTCGAGTTCCTCGAGGCGAAGGTGCTCGGCGACGACGAGGGGGTCGGCCGGCCCCGGCTCTGGCTCAACGCGTTCGCCGCCGGGCACCCCACCCTGGCGGTGGTCGGCCTGGTGCAGCCGGACTCCGGCATCTTCACCATCTCGCACTGGCAGAGCGTGCTCTTCGCCCGGCTGCTGCGGCTGCGGGCCAGCCGACCGGACCGGGCTGCCGGGTTCGACCGGAAGGTCGTCGCCGGCCTGGGCGAGCGCTACTCCGGCGCGGTCAAGGACAGCACCCGGCACTGGTTCGAGGTCGGCCACGCCGACTACCTGCGCGCCCTCGAACGCGCCCTCACCGACCTGGAGAAAGACCGGTGA
- a CDS encoding endonuclease/exonuclease/phosphatase family protein — protein MPLRVLSYNIHSQRDDTAALAEVVRAAAPDVVIVQEGPRRFRWRQKSATLAESFGLVVGAGGLPALGNLLLTSLRVRVLDTRCERYPLTPGRHLRGAAYAECVVGGSRFLLAGSHLSTDPAERPAQAAAFKRTLAAATLPVVAGADLNEGPDGPAWRTVAAGLTDTAEAMDRADRHTYSCGNPRRRIDALFVDPRIAVVDYDVVDTPRTRQASDHFPILVDLLLPAAD, from the coding sequence GTGCCGCTGCGCGTGCTGTCGTACAACATCCACAGTCAGCGCGACGACACGGCCGCGCTGGCCGAGGTGGTCCGCGCGGCCGCGCCCGACGTGGTGATCGTGCAGGAGGGGCCGCGCCGGTTCCGGTGGCGGCAGAAGAGCGCCACCCTGGCCGAGTCGTTCGGCCTGGTGGTGGGTGCCGGCGGCCTGCCCGCGCTGGGCAACCTGCTGCTGACCAGCCTCCGGGTGCGGGTGCTGGACACCCGCTGCGAGCGCTACCCGCTCACCCCCGGCCGGCACCTGCGCGGTGCCGCGTACGCCGAGTGCGTGGTGGGCGGGAGCCGGTTCCTGCTGGCCGGCTCCCACCTCTCCACCGACCCGGCCGAGCGGCCGGCGCAGGCGGCGGCGTTCAAGCGGACGCTGGCCGCCGCGACGCTGCCGGTGGTCGCCGGCGCCGACCTCAACGAGGGGCCGGACGGGCCGGCGTGGCGGACCGTCGCGGCGGGACTGACCGACACGGCGGAGGCGATGGACCGGGCCGACCGGCACACCTACTCGTGCGGGAACCCCCGTCGGCGCATCGACGCCCTCTTCGTCGATCCGCGCATCGCGGTCGTCGACTACGACGTGGTGGACACTCCGCGGACCCGGCAGGCCAGTGACCACTTCCCGATCCTGGTCGACCTGCTGCTACCCGCCGCCGACTGA
- a CDS encoding ROK family glucokinase codes for MTLTIGVDVGGTKVAGGVVDDTGKVLVQTRRDTPADDVAKTRDVIIELVTELATGRTVEAVGIGAAGWIDASRSTVLFAPNLAWRDEPLRDYVSTATGLPVIVENDGNVAAWAEFRYGAARDADDSMVMFTIGTGVGGGIVLGGELVRGAHGIAAELGHMLTVPDGHQCGCGRLGCIEQYASGSALVRFARAAARQEPHRATALLDLAGGEAEAITGPMVTAAAQGGDPVSAESFAQVGRWLGTSLADMAQILDPQVLVVGGGVVEAGDLLLGPTRRSFADALAQRSRLPVARVRPAELGNTAGVIGAADLARRL; via the coding sequence GTGACGCTGACCATCGGAGTCGACGTCGGTGGCACGAAGGTGGCCGGCGGTGTCGTGGACGACACCGGCAAGGTTCTCGTGCAGACTCGACGGGACACCCCGGCCGACGACGTGGCCAAGACCCGGGACGTCATCATCGAGCTGGTCACCGAGCTGGCCACCGGCCGTACCGTCGAGGCGGTGGGCATCGGCGCGGCGGGCTGGATCGACGCCAGCCGCTCCACGGTGCTCTTCGCCCCCAACCTGGCCTGGCGCGACGAGCCGCTGCGGGACTACGTGAGCACCGCGACCGGCCTGCCGGTGATCGTGGAGAACGACGGGAACGTGGCCGCCTGGGCGGAGTTCCGCTACGGCGCGGCCCGGGACGCCGACGACTCGATGGTCATGTTCACCATCGGCACCGGCGTGGGCGGCGGCATCGTGCTCGGCGGGGAGCTGGTCCGCGGCGCGCACGGCATCGCCGCGGAGCTGGGCCACATGCTCACCGTGCCGGACGGCCACCAGTGCGGTTGCGGCCGGCTCGGCTGCATCGAGCAGTACGCCAGCGGCAGCGCCCTGGTCCGCTTCGCCCGGGCCGCCGCCCGGCAGGAGCCGCACCGGGCGACCGCTCTGCTGGACCTGGCCGGCGGTGAGGCCGAGGCGATCACCGGCCCGATGGTGACCGCCGCCGCGCAGGGCGGCGATCCGGTCTCCGCCGAGTCGTTCGCCCAGGTCGGACGCTGGCTCGGCACCAGCCTCGCGGACATGGCACAGATCCTCGACCCGCAGGTCCTGGTGGTCGGTGGCGGCGTGGTCGAGGCCGGTGACCTGCTGCTCGGCCCCACCCGCCGGTCGTTCGCCGACGCCCTGGCCCAGCGCAGCCGCCTCCCGGTGGCCCGGGTCCGCCCGGCGGAACTGGGCAACACCGCCGGCGTCATCGGCGCCGCCGACCTGGCCCGTCGGCTGTAG
- a CDS encoding SRPBCC family protein, which yields MADSSTQSIVVGAPPDRVAAVICDFPSYPEWTEAVRRAEVIEEYEDGYASQVRFTIDAGVMADEYVLAYEYAEDLSRIEWHLVEPSKMQKAQRGSYDLAGNPDGSTTVTYTLEVELSVGMLGMFRRKAEKMIMDTALKQLKRRVEAPGAAD from the coding sequence ATGGCGGACTCCTCCACCCAGTCGATCGTCGTCGGCGCGCCACCGGACCGGGTGGCGGCGGTCATCTGTGACTTCCCGAGCTACCCCGAGTGGACCGAAGCGGTGCGGCGGGCGGAGGTGATCGAGGAGTACGAGGACGGTTACGCCAGCCAGGTCCGGTTCACCATCGACGCCGGCGTGATGGCCGACGAGTACGTGCTCGCCTACGAGTACGCCGAGGACCTGTCCCGGATCGAGTGGCACCTCGTCGAACCCTCGAAGATGCAGAAGGCCCAGCGCGGGTCGTACGACCTGGCGGGCAACCCGGACGGCAGCACCACGGTGACGTACACGCTGGAGGTGGAGCTCTCCGTGGGCATGCTCGGCATGTTTCGCCGCAAGGCCGAGAAGATGATCATGGACACCGCGTTGAAGCAGCTCAAGCGCCGGGTAGAAGCACCCGGTGCGGCCGACTGA
- a CDS encoding long-chain fatty acid--CoA ligase, whose translation MREFSVPPIVTVGDAANLTDPVWANAEAAPDAVQFARADGTGPTGTIWTEVTCRQFRDEVVAVARGLAAAGISPGDRVALMSRTRYEWTLLDYAIWAAGAVTVPIYETSSAEQAAWILADSGAVAVMVESTGHATLVAGIRDRLPELRHVWQIELGGVAELMTAGAAVDPADIEVRRKTVRADDVATIIYTSGTTGRPKGCVLTHRNMYADIANAVPVLPNLFRPGASTLLFLPLAHAFARLIQIGVVQARATMAHCADTKNLVGELQDFKPTFVLSVPRVFEKVYNGARQKAEADGKGKIFDRAEKVAIAYSEALETAAGPGLALRTQHALFDRLVYRKLRAALGGRCRDAISGGAPLGARLGHFFRGIGVTICEGYGLTETSPAAAANLPTGTRIGSVGRPLPGVTIRIEDDGEVLISGDIVFRGYWHNDTASAEALTSDGWFRTGDLGQLDNDGYLTITGRKKEIIVTAGGKNVAPAVLEDQVRAHPLVSQCLVVGDRQPFIAALVTIDEEALPKWLAAHGRPETTSVAELRADETLRAEIQGAVDQANQSVSKAEAIKVFRILPHDFTEATGELTPSLKVKRQVVHKTYAAEIADIYSR comes from the coding sequence GTGCGCGAGTTCTCCGTTCCGCCGATCGTCACCGTCGGCGATGCGGCAAACCTGACCGACCCGGTCTGGGCCAACGCCGAGGCCGCTCCGGACGCGGTGCAGTTCGCCCGGGCCGACGGGACGGGCCCGACGGGCACCATCTGGACCGAGGTGACCTGCCGGCAGTTCCGCGACGAGGTCGTCGCGGTGGCCCGGGGCCTGGCCGCCGCCGGCATCTCGCCCGGCGACCGAGTCGCCCTGATGAGCCGCACCCGCTACGAGTGGACCCTGCTGGACTACGCCATCTGGGCGGCCGGCGCGGTCACCGTGCCGATCTACGAGACCTCCAGCGCGGAGCAGGCGGCCTGGATCCTGGCCGACTCCGGCGCCGTCGCCGTGATGGTCGAGAGCACCGGGCACGCCACCCTGGTGGCGGGCATCCGGGACCGGCTGCCCGAACTGCGCCACGTCTGGCAGATCGAGCTGGGCGGGGTGGCCGAGCTGATGACCGCCGGCGCGGCGGTCGACCCGGCCGACATCGAGGTGCGCCGCAAGACGGTCCGGGCCGACGACGTCGCCACCATCATCTACACCAGCGGCACCACCGGCCGGCCCAAGGGTTGCGTGCTCACCCACCGCAACATGTACGCCGACATCGCCAACGCGGTGCCGGTGCTGCCCAACCTGTTCCGTCCGGGCGCCTCGACCCTGCTCTTCCTCCCCCTCGCGCACGCCTTCGCCCGGCTCATCCAGATCGGCGTGGTGCAGGCCCGGGCCACCATGGCGCACTGCGCCGACACCAAGAACCTGGTCGGCGAGCTGCAGGACTTCAAGCCGACCTTCGTGCTCTCCGTACCCCGGGTCTTCGAGAAGGTCTACAACGGCGCCCGGCAGAAGGCCGAGGCGGACGGCAAGGGCAAGATCTTCGACCGGGCCGAGAAGGTCGCCATCGCGTACAGCGAGGCACTGGAGACCGCCGCGGGGCCGGGCCTGGCCCTGCGCACCCAGCACGCGCTCTTCGACCGGCTGGTCTACCGCAAGCTGCGCGCCGCGCTCGGCGGCCGCTGCCGCGACGCCATCTCCGGCGGCGCTCCGCTCGGCGCCCGGCTCGGGCACTTCTTCCGGGGCATCGGGGTGACCATCTGCGAGGGCTACGGCCTCACCGAGACCTCCCCCGCCGCCGCCGCGAACCTGCCGACCGGCACGAGGATCGGCAGCGTGGGCCGACCGCTGCCCGGCGTGACCATCCGGATCGAGGACGACGGCGAGGTGCTGATCTCCGGCGACATCGTCTTCCGGGGGTACTGGCACAACGACACCGCCAGCGCCGAGGCGCTCACCTCCGACGGCTGGTTCCGCACCGGCGACCTGGGGCAGCTCGACAACGACGGCTACCTCACCATCACCGGCCGCAAGAAGGAAATCATCGTCACCGCCGGCGGCAAGAACGTCGCGCCGGCCGTGCTGGAGGACCAGGTCCGGGCGCACCCGCTGGTCAGCCAGTGCCTGGTGGTCGGCGACCGGCAGCCGTTCATCGCCGCGCTGGTCACCATCGACGAGGAGGCGCTGCCGAAGTGGCTGGCCGCGCACGGCCGGCCGGAGACCACCAGCGTCGCCGAGCTGCGCGCGGACGAGACGCTGCGCGCGGAGATCCAGGGCGCGGTCGACCAGGCCAACCAGTCGGTCTCCAAGGCCGAGGCGATCAAGGTGTTCCGGATCCTGCCGCACGACTTCACCGAGGCGACCGGCGAGCTGACCCCGTCGCTCAAGGTCAAGCGGCAGGTCGTGCACAAGACCTACGCGGCGGAGATCGCCGACATCTACTCCCGCTGA
- a CDS encoding GAF domain-containing sensor histidine kinase, whose translation MPPSTPTQPPTQSLAAAARLVLLVLVAALTLFATRDVAQLWWIALLAVAGLPAVLAPQHRLLGPLSRFAEVVVLGLAASQVAADTHLTGVTGGLGASAVLPYLAVPVTVTALRRRFREGAALLAVAAATLLISAALTEVDGGRQLGQLGYLAVCAQWLILAGLGLYTAGTLQRVMRVRSEGKPQPYAEATRLLTQLRTVARQLPGATLDPGGISEHLLEELRMVAQTDRGAVLSASGGGRLVVLAQIGVDRVDWETTLDADSAIADAWASQQAQTSSRSQARSRQAGEVSALIVPLVAGVRTVGLVVLEADSAHAYPPPVVSRVTALTGPAALRLEAALLFDEVRSLATNEERQRLAREIHDGVAQELVMVGYGIDNALAYVDEDPKETAEALRTLRQEVTRVITELRLSLFELRSEVDRHGGLAAAIAEYARTVGASGGLRVHLSLDESTARLPAATEAELLRIAQEAVTNARKHAGASNLWVTCEVDPPYAQIEVSDDGHGIGDQRPEGHYGLAIMAERAERIRGRLEIRPRQPSGTTVAVVLGSSPRRDKVRGSAAAEGE comes from the coding sequence GTGCCCCCGTCGACACCCACCCAGCCACCGACGCAATCCCTCGCCGCCGCCGCGCGGCTGGTCCTGCTCGTGCTGGTCGCCGCCCTGACCCTCTTCGCCACCCGCGACGTCGCCCAGCTCTGGTGGATCGCCCTGCTGGCCGTCGCCGGACTGCCCGCCGTCCTCGCCCCGCAGCACCGCCTGCTCGGCCCGCTCAGCCGCTTCGCCGAGGTGGTGGTGCTGGGGCTGGCCGCCAGTCAGGTCGCCGCCGACACCCACCTCACCGGGGTCACCGGCGGGCTGGGCGCGTCGGCCGTGCTGCCGTACCTGGCCGTCCCGGTGACCGTGACGGCGCTGCGCCGCCGGTTCCGCGAGGGCGCCGCCCTGCTCGCGGTCGCCGCGGCCACGCTGCTGATCAGCGCCGCGCTGACCGAGGTCGACGGCGGGCGACAGCTCGGCCAGCTCGGCTACCTGGCGGTCTGCGCCCAGTGGCTGATCCTGGCCGGCCTCGGCCTCTACACCGCCGGCACCCTGCAACGGGTGATGCGGGTGCGCAGCGAGGGCAAACCCCAGCCGTACGCGGAGGCCACCCGGCTGCTGACCCAGCTGCGCACCGTCGCCCGGCAGCTGCCCGGGGCGACCCTGGACCCGGGCGGCATCTCCGAGCACCTGCTGGAGGAGCTGCGGATGGTGGCGCAGACCGACCGCGGCGCGGTGCTCTCCGCCAGCGGCGGCGGTCGGCTGGTGGTGCTCGCCCAGATCGGCGTGGACCGGGTCGACTGGGAGACCACGCTCGACGCGGACTCGGCGATCGCCGACGCCTGGGCCAGCCAGCAGGCGCAGACCTCGTCCCGCTCGCAGGCCCGCTCCCGGCAGGCCGGTGAGGTGTCCGCGCTGATCGTGCCGCTGGTCGCCGGGGTCCGCACGGTCGGCCTGGTGGTGCTGGAGGCGGACTCCGCGCACGCGTACCCGCCGCCGGTGGTGTCCCGGGTGACCGCGCTGACCGGCCCGGCCGCGCTCCGGCTGGAGGCGGCGCTGCTCTTCGACGAGGTGCGGTCACTGGCCACCAACGAGGAGCGGCAGCGGCTGGCCCGGGAGATCCACGACGGGGTCGCCCAGGAACTGGTGATGGTCGGCTACGGCATCGACAACGCGCTGGCGTACGTCGACGAGGACCCGAAGGAGACCGCCGAGGCGCTGCGCACCCTGCGCCAGGAGGTCACCCGGGTGATCACCGAGCTGCGGTTGAGCCTGTTCGAGCTGCGCAGCGAGGTGGACCGGCACGGCGGCCTGGCCGCCGCGATCGCCGAGTACGCCCGCACGGTCGGCGCCTCCGGCGGGCTGCGGGTGCACCTGTCGCTGGACGAGTCGACCGCCCGGCTGCCCGCCGCCACCGAGGCCGAACTGCTGCGCATCGCGCAGGAGGCGGTCACCAACGCGCGCAAGCACGCCGGGGCGTCGAATCTCTGGGTCACCTGCGAGGTCGACCCGCCGTACGCGCAGATCGAAGTGTCGGATGACGGTCACGGCATCGGTGACCAGCGCCCCGAGGGGCACTACGGTCTTGCGATCATGGCCGAGAGGGCGGAACGTATCCGGGGCCGGTTGGAGATCAGGCCGCGGCAACCCAGCGGCACGACCGTGGCGGTGGTGCTCGGTTCGTCGCCCCGGCGCGATAAGGTGCGCGGCAGTGCAGCAGCAGAAGGGGAGTAA
- a CDS encoding response regulator transcription factor produces MTTSPTPATRTKVLLVDDHDLIRKGLRHAFERDRQFEVVGEAATAAEGVRQAGALQPDVVIMDLRLPDGSGLEATRALRKSSASMGIVVLTMYAGDDQLFGALEAGASAFVPKTAPADEVVAAARHAASSPSAFTAADLAEAMKRRLAPSGPQLSPREGQVLRLLADGMSVAGIAKQLFVSESTAKTHISKLYEKLGAANRAQALMTALRLGLLEAPDAPKF; encoded by the coding sequence ATGACCACAAGTCCGACACCGGCCACCCGTACCAAGGTCCTCCTTGTCGACGATCACGACCTGATCCGCAAGGGTCTGCGGCACGCCTTCGAGCGGGACCGGCAGTTCGAGGTCGTCGGCGAGGCCGCCACGGCGGCGGAGGGCGTACGCCAGGCCGGTGCGCTTCAGCCGGACGTGGTGATCATGGACCTCCGACTGCCCGACGGCAGTGGCCTGGAGGCCACCCGCGCGCTCCGCAAGTCCAGCGCGTCGATGGGCATCGTCGTGCTCACCATGTACGCGGGCGACGACCAGCTCTTCGGCGCCCTGGAGGCCGGGGCGAGCGCGTTCGTGCCGAAGACCGCGCCGGCCGACGAGGTGGTGGCCGCCGCCCGGCACGCCGCCTCCTCCCCCAGCGCCTTCACCGCGGCCGACCTGGCCGAGGCGATGAAGCGCCGGCTGGCCCCGTCCGGCCCGCAGCTCTCCCCCCGCGAGGGCCAGGTGCTGCGGCTGCTCGCCGACGGCATGAGCGTGGCGGGCATCGCCAAGCAGCTCTTCGTCAGCGAGTCGACCGCCAAGACGCACATCTCCAAGCTCTACGAGAAGCTGGGCGCCGCCAACCGGGCCCAGGCGCTGATGACCGCGCTGCGGCTCGGTCTGCTCGAGGCCCCGGACGCGCCGAAGTTCTAG